The following is a genomic window from Phaseolus vulgaris cultivar G19833 chromosome 6, P. vulgaris v2.0, whole genome shotgun sequence.
AGATGACGATGATGGTGCTATTAATAGACCATTTGACCCACGATTTGATTATACACCGAGGGCCTTGGATAAAGTTCCCTGGAAATCCATTGCCCTTGCACTCTTCCTGTTATTCCTTGGCACAGGACTTCTGTTTCTTTCATACTTTATCTTCTCTGGTCATATGGGGGGAGAAAGTTCTCAAGCATATGGTCTTTTAGCCCTTGGCTTCCTTAGCTTTCTCCCAGGTGTGTTGGATTCTCTGAATGTGATATGCATTATGTATGTT
Proteins encoded in this region:
- the LOC137832452 gene encoding uncharacterized protein; protein product: MATRRVRYSPLATDDDDGAINRPFDPRFDYTPRALDKVPWKSIALALFLLFLGTGLLFLSYFIFSGHMGGESSQAYGLLALGFLSFLPGFYETRIAYYAWRGAQGYRFSAIPDY